The Primulina eburnea isolate SZY01 chromosome 12, ASM2296580v1, whole genome shotgun sequence genome includes the window tatatatatatatatatatatatttttttttttttttttttgaataataaCAGTCATGGTACCCCCATTAATAATTTTTACATAttgcatttttatttgattatatttaaataagagTCATaccataattataaaaattagtgaaaaactTAACCATAATTTTGaataatgaatttaaaaaaaaagggaCAATGACACTAAATCTTTTGGCTCTACTGTGTCcaaacttaataaatagtaagagaTTATgctttcatttatttatttttgtttattaagTTTCACCACattaaaactattttaaaattcaaGACCCGTTTAACTTCACAGGAAAAGTTTCATCATCAACCACTCGGACAAATGCCACTAAGATCTTGTCCACAGCATCGGTATGTCCGAAGCAAATAACGATTAAAGCTTAGCCCTTGTATCTTTCACATCACTGAACTCAATCAACACCTTCCCAATCGCTTTCCTATCCTTAAGGGCTGCGAAAGCAAGATTTGCCTGTAAAAAACCCGATAAAATTACTTGAGCCATAATTAATCAGATTTGTTCTTCCTCCTAAAAAATTTATACTATCTTCTATGACCATCCTGGATGACACGTTTGATTCAGCCTAGAAGATAGTTTTGAGTCCAAAAAGATCTCACCTCCCTCAGCCTGAGAGTATGAGAAATCTTGATCGTAATTAGTCCCCTAGCCAACCAAGATAGCAGCTCCTTCAATGAATCTTCGAGAACCTGGGGTCGATGAATTCTATAGCTTCCCCAGTAGAGCCCATGAACGGTCCAATTCTGAAGAAAAAAATGTCTTCAATACAAAAAACAAGAGAAGACCATACAACAAGTCTTAGATATTAGATTCAAATTATATTGAGGTTTAACTAGACCAAAGCAAAGTTTTAAGACAAGCGCCTTGTCAAAGCTTGATACACACATGGGTCGAGTTCGAGTACAGCATTTTCCTCAATCAAGATCATTATTTGCGCTGAAATAGGGTCGATCTTGACTTGGCTTCTGATTACTGCTAGTATGTAATTTGGGTAAAATCATAGACATGTGGAAGTCATGGACATGCTACACACAAACTTGATAGCTAAAACACATATTGTTGGATTATGGAGCTCAGATCATTACCTGAAAATGTTTCAAAAACTTTCCACAACTTATATTTGATACAATAAGTAAATTGGAAACTCAAAGTTCAAGCGTCATGATTGATGCAGTGCAGACTGCAGTGTTCGGGTCaaagcaataaataaataaataacaattaGCTTGCCagataatttaaagaaaatatcaAACATCAAGTCATCAACATGTAATAGTGAAAGATAGGGTCCTGAAAACAATAAAAGAAAATCAATTCCTTCCATGTTCACACAACACCAATAACATATCCATTTCCTATCATTACCACTGAGTTTTTTCTATTTCGTGTTCATATATAAAAGTTTTGGACATGTTAGacaatttttatctttttcagTAATATGTGTCGGCCATCTATAAACAGGATATCCAAACAACAATTAGAACTAAAAATTTGGATTATCTTCAAAGAAACAAGAAAAAAGGTGAATGTCTTAGATTGTGTATCCTTTAAATGCAGCAGTACCTTAACAAGTGCAATATTTGCGGGGATTACGGGAACTTCTCCACTTGCAAACCCAATAACCAAGATATTTGCTCCCCAGCTCAACAACTTCAAGGTTTCTTTCGTCAGTTTGCCTCCAACTGGATCATACAAAACATCGATCCCTTTCAGCTTCCTTGCCTTCAGAAATCCCTTGACACTCTCAGTGACGTTTTCTTTGCTCAAATCAACAGCATGATCCACACCTAATGACTTCAGAAATTGTACCTTCTCTTCTCCCCTGCCAGATGATAGCGCCAATGAATAAAAATAAGGTAGTCTCCATCATGTGAAATTTTTTACTTTGGGACAGACCCAGTGGGGAGAATGGCAGTTAACTTTCTAAAGAAGACATCTCCAAATTTCACTtttaactttttaaaaaaatgtgagTTTTATTATCTACATTATTCTTAAGTCGCCCCAATCCAGCTATGCCCTCTTTTAacttcaaattttaataagCAGTAACTACTAGCATAATATGAAATTAGTAATGAGCTACCTAGCAATGGCGATAACAGTGGCACCACAGACCTTGCCAATTTGCACCGCAGAAACTCCAACTCCCCCTGCCGCACCGAGAACCAGCAAGACCTACATTTTCATCACAATTacattacaaaataaataaataaataattatattgatATTTATAAATGAATAGCAATTTTCAGCACAATGTTTTCAGGGCACAAAAAGTTACCACCATATTCTACCTGTCCAGCCTGCAGTTGAGCTCTATGAACAAGTGCCACATGAGATGTTCCATATGCTACCGGTAGAGCTCCAGCAGCAACCAAGTCGCATCCTTCGGGCACTAGATATCTGCAGCGGAAGTTAAATCAAATTTACATCGAGTCTAAGCTAATCATAAGGCTCACAAATGTTTATCTTCAATCACGCTCAGCATTCAAATAGTTATTTCACATAGCAGATATCTACAGGTAAATCAAATCAGTGGCGCCTAGAACCCCTCATAAATAAAATCTTCaggtttatttaaatttaagtttCACCATTCCAACAGACTGGACCAATCCTCAAACTGATTTCCTTAACGGGCGATTTAATCAAGAACAAATCTTTAACAAGCAAACTTTCTTTTTTCCAAACAGAACCATAACATCTGACAAATATATACAAACATATATATGCTAGATTTGAAATAATACGACTATTCCGGCACGATAAACGAGATAGTAAAGTGGTTACAATTCGGATTCATCGGCGACGATGAATTGGGCGAAAGAGCCGAGGCCAGTGAAAGAGCAAACGGGGTCACCAATTTTGAACTTAGTTACACTGGGCCCCACAATATCAACGGTTCCCGAGTAATCGGAGCCCGGAATGAAGGGAAGCGGGGGCTTCTCTTGATATTGGCCTAAGATTTGAAGGTAATTCGCGAAGTTTAAGCTCGTTGCTCTGACTCGGATTCGAACCGCCGTCGGCGAGTTGAGCTGTGGAATCGGGTGCCCCGTAGAAATAGTAAGCGCCGAATTCTCCGCGCCATCAGGCTCGACAGTTGGGTCGCCGATTTTTCTACACAGTAAAGCTTCCATTGTTCGTCTTAAACCAAAATAATACCACGAATATCTATAAATTTTACTCTGTcggaattaaaattaaatcccTTCTACTCCCAAATGATTCCGCCGACTTGTAGAAATCTATTTTAATCGAAATCGGTtcctttaaattttaattattgagAAAATAACTGGTTATGATTTGATATCAGGATCGTTTCACATAATCAATatctacaataaaaaataatattcttaacataaaaaataataatttttcaagtataactcaaataagagatttgtcttacaaatacgatatgtgagaccgtctcacacaagtttgtgCTCTTATTTATATATGTGAAAAACAAGTCAAATTtatcgaattttttttaacataaaaaatagtatttttcTTGATTTGAGTAACAGATATTTATATAACAAaattgatcaataaaatgatatcTTCTTACAACtagaaaaatatcaaaatatgaTACTAGAGGttattcatttatttaaattaattttttttaatcacatCTTCCAACAAATAATTACGAACCATTATAAATTCTTTGTTCTTATCATAGCCTtggattttgtaatatgtatagaataaattaatttaatagatatatatatatactaaatcattaaatttgagacacttaaaataattaattattgatttcatgatctgttttaataattatatattaataaaatgttagtAGTTCAGAtctttgttttttaaatttcaagatATAGGTTCAATTCTTAATTGAGTCTTTTTATacactttatttattttttaattcatatatTAAAATTACATTATAATTTCtcactattttttattattatattttgaaCTTCGTTTAAATATAATGATACCTCCTTGCTAAGTTTTTTAAGTCTGAATTGAAGATAAATATCGAAGCGTCATCTTGCTCGTAGACAGGAATACACATAAGTAACTAGAAGAAACAAGCTGCCAAATGAGAGGATCAGTGGAAATTAATTAAGTCTAGCACTTCGTAAATCGCCAAGATGACTGAACCCCGACAAGAAATCGTCACCGAAGATCACAGCCCCGGCCGCCAATGCTCCGGCCCCTAGTCCGGTTCCAAATCCAGGTCCAGTTCGCCCTTGAGGTGAAACTGAAGAAGCCATGCTTGCGAAACTCAGCTGTGAATTAATCTCAGTTCTTGGAGGAAACGGGGACATGGGCATGGCCGGCCTATATCCGACATTTGGCGGCTGTGTTGGAGGCGGAGGATAGGTGGCTCCGCCAGTGGTAGCGTGGTTTTGTCCACCAAAGGAGGGGTGGTTTTGTGAAGGTGCGGGGCCAATATTAAGGTTAATTCCACCGAAATCTTGATGGCCACCTGGTTTTGACTAGGAAAATTAATCATAGAAGTGAACTTATATAAATATTCCAGTGTGTATGTACGATTGAACAtgtttttttcaagaaaataaaTACAAATTACCTGAAGTCGATGAACCTGCATGCTCTTCCCTTTCTTCAGAAACCCTAATCGAAACATCAACAAACCCTCGACATTTATTCGAATTCCTTTTCCTCAGCTGGAAGCTCCCGATTTCCTCGACGGGCTTTGAAATCGCATCAGATTCACCAACATTATACTTCTCCAGAAACTCTTTCAACACAACTGTGGCAGTTCCCTGAAGCCTCTCTCCAAGAAAGATTGGCTCCCGGCTGCGAACTTCAACGTGAAGTACCAAATCCTGGAAACCCGATCCGTCTTTTGGATGATCAATCGCCGTCGTGAATTTGGTATTCCATACGGGATTACCAGTGCCTTTTTATAGTTCAAAATGCAGCAGAGTACAGCTCAAATTATAGCTAATCAAGCGAAGTGTTCTTTTCCCATAAGATTCTCACAAAAT containing:
- the LOC140807919 gene encoding uncharacterized protein produces the protein MEALLCRKIGDPTVEPDGAENSALTISTGHPIPQLNSPTAVRIRVRATSLNFANYLQILGQYQEKPPLPFIPGSDYSGTVDIVGPSVTKFKIGDPVCSFTGLGSFAQFIVADESELYLVPEGCDLVAAGALPVAYGTSHVALVHRAQLQAGQVLLVLGAAGGVGVSAVQIGKVCGATVIAIARGEEKVQFLKSLGVDHAVDLSKENVTESVKGFLKARKLKGIDVLYDPVGGKLTKETLKLLSWGANILVIGFASGEVPVIPANIALVKNWTVHGLYWGSYRIHRPQVLEDSLKELLSWLARGLITIKISHTLRLREANLAFAALKDRKAIGKVLIEFSDVKDTRAKL
- the LOC140807579 gene encoding uncharacterized protein, with the translated sequence MAKTWIEISLISARGLRRTSSLWKLQWFAVGWIDPDNKYCTKIDASGTGNPVWNTKFTTAIDHPKDGSGFQDLVLHVEVRSREPIFLGERLQGTATVVLKEFLEKYNVGESDAISKPVEEIGSFQLRKRNSNKCRGFVDVSIRVSEEREEHAGSSTSGGHQDFGGINLNIGPAPSQNHPSFGGQNHATTGGATYPPPPTQPPNVGYRPAMPMSPFPPRTEINSQLSFASMASSVSPQGRTGPGFGTGLGAGALAAGAVIFGDDFLSGFSHLGDLRSARLN